The Aspergillus chevalieri M1 DNA, chromosome 5, nearly complete sequence genome includes a region encoding these proteins:
- the DYS1 gene encoding deoxyhypusine synthase (BUSCO:EOG09263H5H;~COG:O;~EggNog:ENOG410PHG4;~InterPro:IPR029035,IPR002773,IPR036982;~PFAM:PF01916;~go_process: GO:0008612 - peptidyl-lysine modification to peptidyl-hypusine [Evidence IEA]), which produces MASNPDAAPSSATNAVLVASEPVPEGTHQVRGVDFDRFKGRDITAAELVDNMIHTGFQGSGVAEAARIINDMRAYQHPETGEKTTIFLGYTSNLISSGLRDTIRYLVRNRHVSAIVTTAGGVEEDLIKCLAPTYLGSFTTPGAGLRAKGLNRIGNLLVPNSNYCSFEDWVVPILDRMLEEQEAAKRKALETGEEEDELHWTPSKVIERLGREINHEDSVLYWAARNNIPVFCPALTDGSLGDMLYFHTFKSSPKRLRIDIIDDVRRINTMAVRAAHAGMIILGGGVIKHHIANACLMRNGAEHAVYINTAQEFDGSDAGARPDEAVSWGKIKADANSIKVHAEATVVFPLIVAASFARATPSSNETAESH; this is translated from the exons ATGGCATCCAATCCTGATGCGGCCCCCTCCTCTgccacaaatgcagtgctTGTCGCATCAGAGCCCGTTCCTGAGGGCACCCATCAGGTCCGCGGGGTCGACTTTGATCGCTTCAAGGGTCGTGATATTACCGCTGCTGAACTGGTAGACAACATGATTCATACCGGGTTTCAGGGTAGTGGTGTCGCTGAGGCTGCCCGCATCATTAACGATATG CGCGCATACCAGCATCCCGAGACCGGGGAAAAAACCACCATCTTCCTGGGCTACACTTCGAACTTGATTTCCTCCGGTCTACGTGACACCATTCGTTACCTCGTGCGCAATCGTCATGTTTCTGCTATCGTCACTACCGCCGGAGGAGTGGAGGAGGATCTGATCAAGTGTCTAGCCCCGACATATCTTGGCTCTTTCACCACACCCGGAGCGGGCCTGCGTGCCAAAGGATTGAACCGCATTGGAAATCTTCTCGTGCCCAACAGTAACTACTGCTCCTTCGAAGACTGGGTGGTCCCAATCCTGGATAGGATGTTGGAGGAACAGGAGGCTGCCAAGCGAAAGGCtctcgagaccggcgaggaggaggacgaaTTGCACTGGACCCCGAGTAAGGTCATCGAACGATTAGGCCGTGAAATCAACCACGAAGATTCAGTCTTGTACTGGGCCGCGCGCAACAACATCCCCGTCTTCTGCCCCGCTCTTACAGACGGCTCCCTGGGCGACATGCTCTATTTCCACACCTTCAAATCCTCTCCCAAGCGGCTCCGGATCGACATTATCGACGACGTTCGCCGCATCAACACCATGGCTGTCCGGGCTGCCCACGCAGGCATGATCATTCTTGGAGGTGGCGTGATCAAGCACCATATCGCCAATGCTTGCTTGATGCGCAATGGTGCAGAGCATGCGGTCTACATCAACACGGCACAGGAATTTGATGGTAGTGACGCCGGTGCTCGTCCAGACGAAGCCGTCAGCTGGGGTAAGATCAAGGCGGATGCCAACTCGATCAAG GTTCATGCCGAAGCAACCGTTGTCTTTCCTCTCATCGTGGCCGCATCCTTTGCACGAGCTACGCCGTCGTCGAACGAAACTGCCGAATCTCACTGA
- the NOP2 gene encoding rRNA (cytosine-C5-)-methyltransferase NOP2 (COG:A;~EggNog:ENOG410PHXV;~InterPro:IPR023267,IPR023273,IPR029063,IPR018314, IPR011023,IPR001678,IPR031341;~PFAM:PF17125,PF01189;~go_function: GO:0003723 - RNA binding [Evidence IEA];~go_function: GO:0008168 - methyltransferase activity [Evidence IEA];~go_function: GO:0008757 - S-adenosylmethionine-dependent methyltransferase activity [Evidence IEA];~go_process: GO:0001510 - RNA methylation [Evidence IEA];~go_process: GO:0006396 - RNA processing [Evidence IEA]) gives MGKGRRMKKQGPPAPLDETKFDQLKKRKAGADVAENKAEVGKKRRREVDEEEKPKKKVNGAAAVNGKEKKGVNGAKKQEVEQEKKPKAKPVDFMESEDEDDEEASDLEGEGDEEMMDDEFDDLDGVSDGSEEEGSNDDSFIDSDEEDHPRQAMFSDDEDDSDAEEKLTAANMEGLSRKLDAARQQEEEEAEAELQEAALQTNIAGDRPDVFGEGEGGQGLAPDLQLLRTRITETIRILGDLKTLGQPGKSRADYVQLLLSDICTYYGYTPFLAEKLFNLFTPMEAFAFFEANETPRPVVLRTNTLRTNRRSLAQALINRGVVLEPVGKWSKVGLQVFESAVPLGATPEYLAGHYILQAASSFLPVMALAPQPNERVLDMASAPGGKTTYISALMRNTGTVIANDASKPRAKGLIGNIHRLGCKNTVVTNLDARDAFPRAMGGFDRVLLDAPCTGTGVIAKDPSVKTSKNERDFFAIPHMQRQLLLAAVDSVDHASKTGGYIVYSTCSVTVEENEAVVQYILRKRPNVKLVDTGLGDFGTPGFTKYMGKQFDPKMTMTRRYFPHRENVDGFFVCKLKKTGPSPDAKKAAAANGDAADAPATKAPSTASTTSDDVEMVDKTPITDEEGNTIPLEGGEFGPFENDDEDQERMARAERSRLRRKGLNPKAVLNKPKKAKGEKTEKPESTKQSKSTESKDASAGTENGKKEKKQDKEAKESKPTESKEKKEVKEKKPEPKSEKPKKKQTKKAAK, from the coding sequence ATGGGTAAAGGACGTCGCATGAAGAAGCAAGGTCCTCCGGCCCCGCTGGACGAGACCAAGTTCGACCAGctcaagaagcgcaaggccGGCGCTGATGTCGCAGAGAACAAGGCGGAAGTGGGCAAGAAGCGGAGAAGGGAGGTcgatgaagaggagaagccgaagaagaaggtcaatggcgctgctgctgtcaatgggaaggagaagaagggtgTGAATGGGGCGAAGAAACAGGAGGTggagcaggagaagaagcccaaggcGAAGCCTGTTGACTTTATGGAGtcggaagatgaggatgatgaggaggcgTCGGATCTTGAGGGTGAGGGTGACGAggagatgatggatgatgaattTGATGATTTGGATGGTGTTAGTGATGGgtcggaggaagagggctcAAATGACGACTCTTTTATCGATtcggacgaagaagaccaCCCCCGACAAGCCATGTTTTccgacgacgaggacgattcCGATGCGGAGGAGAAGCTGACGGCAGCTAACATGGAGGGATTGTCGCGGAAACTTGACGCAGCCAGACaacaggaagaagaggaggctGAGGCCGAATTGCAGGAGGCAGCTTTGCAGACCAACATTGCCGGTGACCGGCCAGACGTGTTTGGAGAAGGTGAAGGCGGGCAAGGTCTTGCTCCTGACCTTCAGCTTCTTCGGACACGGATTACGGAAACGATTCGGATTCTGGGCGATTTGAAGACATTGGGTCAACCTGGCAAGTCGCGTGCCGACTACGTTCAACTGCTTTTGAGTGACATCTGCACGTACTACGGATACACACCATTCCTCGCAGAAAAGCTTTTCAACCTCTTCACCCCCATGGAAGCGTTCGCCTTTTTCGAAGCCAACGAAACCCCTCGTCCCGTCGTCCTCCGTACCAACACCCTGCGCACGAACCGTCGTTCCCTTGCCCAGGCACTCATCAACCGCGGTGTCGTCCTCGAACCCGTCGGTAAGTGGTCCAAGGTCGGTCTGCAGGTCTTCGAATCCGCCGTTCCCCTGGGTGCAACCCCCGAATACCTCGCTGGTCACTACATCCTCCAAGCCGCatcctccttcctccccgTCATGGCCCTGGCTCCGCAACCCAACGAGCGCGTTCTCGATATGGCCTCCGCCCCCGGTGGTAAGACGACCTACATTTCCGCCCTGATGCGCAACACGGGAACCGTCATCGCAAATGATGCCAGTAAGCCCCGTGCAAAGGGTCTCATCGGTAACATCCACCGTCTGGGCTGCAAGAACACCGTCGTCACCAATCTCGACGCCCGCGACGCCTTCCCCAGAGCCATGGGTGGGTTCGACCGCGTCCTCCTCGACGCACCCTGTACCGGAACAGGCGTTATTGCCAAGGACCCCAGCGTAAAGACCTCCAAGAACGAGCGCGACTTCTTCGCCATCCCGCACATGCAGCGCCAACTGCTCCTTGCCGCCGTCGACTCCGTCGACCACGCCTCCAAGACAGGCGGCTACATCGTCTACTCGACCTGCTCGGTCACCGTCGAAGAAAACGAAGCCGTCGTGCAGTACATCCTCCGAAAACGCCCCAACGTCAAACTCGTCGACACTGGCCTTGGCGATTTCGGTACCCCGGGTTTCACAAAATACATGGGCAAGCAGTTCGACCCCAAGATGACTATGACCCGCCGCTACTTCCCGCACCGCGAGAACGTCGATGGTTTCTTCGTTTGCAAGCTTAAGAAGACTGGTCCCAGCCCTGATGCTAAGAAGGCTGCTGCCGCTAACGGCGATGCTGCCGATGCTCCTGCTACCAAGGCTCCCTCGACTGCTTCTACTACTAGCGATGATGTTGAGATGGTTGATAAGACTCCCATCACCGATGAAGAGGGTAACACCATCCCTCTTGAGGGAGGTGAGTTCGGTCCATTTGAGAACGACGATGAGGATCAGGAGCGCATGGCGCGTGCGGAGCGGAGTCggttgaggaggaagggTCTTAACCCCAAGGCTGTGTTGAACAAGCCCAAGAAGGCCAAGGGTGAGAAGACAGAGAAGCCCGAGTCTACGAAGCAAAGCAAGAGTACTGAGTCGAAAGACGCCAGCGCCGGGACAGAGAACggcaagaaggagaagaagcaggaCAAGGAGGCAAAGGAATCCAAACCCACCGAGtccaaagagaagaaagaagtgaaggagaagaagcccgAGCCCAAGAGCGAGAAacccaagaagaagcagacCAAGAAGGCTGCTAAATAA
- a CDS encoding uncharacterized protein (COG:S;~EggNog:ENOG410PNWE;~PFAM:PF17183,PF12754), which translates to MAELSFAKSFLSAIDTKPVKLRADYVLPPEQVDLRGPYLLPRLSPSHPPMPKKIKTAAAPGSSKSITIRLKSTRNPPLEFTLPNAPISTTSVEDLKDAVRERVADASGNKVSVEKIKILYKRKPVSGKTVSEVLADEPELLGGGKEIEFGVMVMGGATVVEPVSGTGEKGDGEGEGEVTAKPVVGPSGEDVLETEAFWDDLQGFLMQRVKDVEEAKRLRALFKGAWSSGR; encoded by the exons ATGGCCGAACTCTCCTTTGCAAAATCCTTCCTCTCCGCCATCGACACCAAGCCCGTCAAGCTTCGCGCCGACTATGTCCTCCCGCCTGAACAAGTAGACCTTCGCGGTCCG TACCTCCTTCCCCGTCTCTCCCCCAGTCACCCCCCGATGCCCAAAAAAATCAAAACAGCCGCTGCCCCGGGCTCCTCGAAATCAATCACCATCCGCCTAAAATCCACCCGCAACCCGCCACTCGAATTCACCCTCCCCAACGCCCCCATCTCCACGACATCCGTGGAGGACCTAAAAGATGCCGTGCGCGAGCGCGTCGCCGATGCGAGTGGTAACAAGGTGTCCGTtgagaagatcaagatcTTGTACAAGCGGAAGCCGGTGTCGGGGAAGACTGTTTCGGAGGTTCTCGCTGATGAGCCAGAGTTGCTAGGTGGGGGAAAGGAGATTGAGTTTGGTGTTATGGTCATGGGGGGTGCGACGGTTGTTGAGCCTGTGAGTGGGACTGGAGAGAAGGGGGATGGTGAAGGTGAAGGGGAGGTTACGGCTAAGCCGGTTGTTGGGCCAAGTGGGGAGGATGTTTTGGAGACGGAGGCCTTCTGGGATGACTTGCAGGGTTTCCTTATGCAGAGGGTTAAAGATGTGGAGGAGGCGAAGAGGTTGAGGGCGTTGTTCAAGGGGGCTTGGAGTTCGGGGAGGTGA
- a CDS encoding putative MATH and UCH domain protein (COG:O;~EggNog:ENOG410PH06;~InterPro:IPR001841,IPR038765,IPR008974,IPR002083, IPR001394,IPR003409,IPR028889;~MEROPS:MER0002475;~PFAM:PF13920,PF02493,PF00443;~go_function: GO:0004843 - thiol-dependent ubiquitin-specific protease activity [Evidence IEA];~go_function: GO:0005515 - protein binding [Evidence IEA];~go_process: GO:0016579 - protein deubiquitination [Evidence IEA]): MDSSNPSQNPQQTDNAQSPPEQQTPVANSAPSPALEHAYWAEFEEDPSVPDEAEMRDIESKVDCDTSATKYDHWEKTFYPDLNDPEYRPVEKARLSWKLKGVRGSKECPNWAKVMRSPAAYVGGYWWTIKFFPRGNNTKSLSIYLECSTTMPTADKTLSESEFKVHRGTPDATLNNCTPDLDFKTEKTGDSAAWLDMYKSKYPVAAARQEHSQDWRVAAQVGVIIYNPDEPRTGWMQSSCHQFNPHNLDWGWTDFHGPWDKIHIRQSGQRQPLLRNDTLAFDAYIRIIDDPTHSLWWHRSVTEHTWDSLGLTGYRPLGDSGINHSAEVAGLASWLQIAPFCNIIQSVDVLEHLTNCEVKPKPLCDALQKVLWKLRSRSEPLQYVETDVVTATLRNLNEYSGDVTEFWERLRRGLELELAGTKAGEEFAKLFDSPSVAQLPGALEPVNTLPQDYNSRISVPADEAKTTGEALTKYLSTKPGRWALPPVLNIELNRHKLDKATKQWRLLYNRVEPDEELDLTEQVPEGQCGRYVLYGYIVHRGRRTSSKFFSILRPGGPGTKWFAFDDGSDKRVECLTRKTAFGQHLGLDASKKPDQKTGHDVAVVMMYIRSDVVSEFLPGPQGPCDAPEVMREYYEKGEDPFNKAVDGKPVESDLQVEVYSLPNYNEMGSLFDTYDLMSRAKSSNNVMYLSVPRSSTFVDLRKKVSLWKSSGGDTVSSELVRLWQIGHTLDRHGPTLAFSRVSNLNDALDLPAKVARFWMQIVSDEEAKYFAMPDPPKTIASVQKPQPTGAVAEQRSSESIHEVDDSADPALPGQQSEIASNDGQPSAPTPPSSAEGNPGSDAAFARRIASEIRQIDRITAAEAQQQPTPFAEPVAELTTQIRTQEASEHAESQVQLPVPHVYYFLQLFNADTQTLRTIGTFFSRAEENIKSALHTHLPHPPKDILIWQRTDTTTLLSLSASETFTPATTPDGTCFIVSERLSTQKRTSLHAAGNFSTPDPLLTYLWATARKHPTHSFTGTTTLPVTFTSDYYTGALHKGHYHGHGTHITPLGNIYTGTFIFSRRHGHGTMEYPSGDTYEGDWANDVCHGQGTYIEAKTGNKYVGGYKDGKRSGKGISYWEVVDEEMDLCQICYGGEKDACFFDCGHVCACVGCARMVDLCPICRRRIVNVVKIYRT; encoded by the exons ATGGATTCCAGTAATCCCTCCCAGAACCCACAGCAAACCGACAATGCCCAATCGCCACCAGAACAGCAGACCCCGGTGGCCAACTCCGCGCCGTCTCCCGCGCTAGAACATGCCTACTGGGCTGAGTTTGAGGAGGATCCGTCGGTGCCAGACGAAGCAGAAATGAGAGACATTGAGTCAAAGGTGGATTGTGACACCTCTGCAACCAAGT ATGACCACTGGGAAAAGACCTTTTACCCCGACCTCAATGACCCCGAGTACAGGCCTGTTGAAAAGGCGCGCCTGTCTTGGAAATTGAAGGGTGTTCGGGGATCGAAGGAATGCCCGAACTGGGCCAAGGTCATGCGCTCTCCTGCCGCGTATGTTGGTGGTTACTGGTGGACGATCAAGTTCTTTCCTCGCGGGAATAATACGAAGTCGTTGAGTATCTATCTCGAGTGCTCGACCACCATGCCCACCGCAGACAAGACATTGTCCGAGAGCGAGTTCAAAGTACACCGGGGCACCCCCGATGCCACTTTGAACAACTGCACGCCGGATCTGGATTTCAAGACCGAGAAGACAGGCGACTCCGCCGCCTGGCTGGACATGTATAAGTCCAAGTACCCTGTAGCAGCAGCTAGGCAAGAGCACTCCCAAGACTGGAGAGTTGCTGCTCAAGTCGGAGTCATCATCTACAACCCCGACGAACCCCGTACCGGATGGATGCAATCCTCGTGTCACCAGTTCAACCCCCACAATTTGGACTGGGGCTGGACCGACTTTCACGGGCCATGGGACAAAATCCACATTCGTCAATCTGGTCAGCGCCAGCCACTCCTTCGAAACGACACCCTGGCCTTTGACGCTTACATCCGCATTATTGACGATCCCACCCATTCGCTTTGGTGGCATCGCAGTGTCACGGAACATACCTGGGATAGTCTGGGCTTGACTGGCTACCGGCCACTGGGTGATTCTGGCATTAACCACAGTGCGGAAGTAGCGGGCCTGGCTTCTTGGTTGCAAATTGCTCCTTTTTGCAACATCATTCAGAGCGTCGATGTCTTAGAGCATCTGACAAACTGCGAGGTCAAACCCAAGCCATTGTGTGATGCACTGCAGAAGGTTCTGTGGAAGCTGCGCTCCCGCAGTGAGCCACTGCAGTATGTCGAGACCGATGTAGTCACCGCCACACTGCGCAATCTGAATGAGTACTCCGGCGACGTGACCGAATTCTGGGAACGCTTGCGTCGTGGCCTCGAATTGGAACTCGCTGGGACCAAAGCAGGCGAGGAATTTGCCAAGCTGTTTGACAGTCCCTCAGTTGCACAGCTTCCTGGGGCCCTAGAACCCGTCAACACGCTTCCCCAAGATTACAACTCGCGCATCTCCGTTCCAGCCGATGAGGCCAAAACGACAGGTGAAGCTTTGACCAAGTATTTGAGCACAAAACCCGGCCGATGGGCTCTGCCCCCGGTCCTCAACATCGAGCTCAATCGTCACAAACTCGACAAAGCCACAAAGCAATGGCGCCTCCTCTACAACCGCGTCGAACCGGACGAAGAACTCGACCTCACAGAACAAGTCCCAGAAGGCCAATGCGGCCGCTACGTGCTGTACGGTTACATAGTCCACCGAGGACGCCGCACCTCAAGCAAGTTCTTTAGCATTCTCCGTCCCGGCGGTCCAGGGACCAAATGGTTTGCATTTGACGACGGCAGCGATAAACGCGTGGAGTGCTTGACGCGGAAGACGGCATTCGGACAGCATTTGGGTCTGGATGCTTCTAAGAAACCGGACCAGAAGACTGGTCATGATGTTGCTGTTGTCATGATGTATATCCGCAGCGATGTTGTGAGTGAGTTTTTGCCTGGTCCGCAAGGACCGTGCGATGCGCCGGAGGTCATGAGGGAGTACTACGAGAAGGGCGAAGATCCGTTCAACAAAGCTGTGGATGGCAAACCTGTCGAATCTGATCTGCAAGTTGAGGTCTACTCGCTGCCAAACTACAACGAGATGGGTAGTCTGTTTGATACATATGACTTGATGTCTCGAGCTAAGTCAAGCAACAACGTCATGTATTTGAGCGTACCTCGGTCCTCGACGTTTGTCGACCTCCGCAAGAAGGTGTCGCTTTGGAAGTCATCTGGTGGTGACACCGTTTCATCAGAACTCGTCCGTCTCTGGCAAATCGGACACACACTCGATCGTCATGGACCAACGCTTGCATTCTCCCGTGTCTCGAACCTCAACGACGCATTGGACCTGCCAGCTAAGGTAGCGCGTTTCTGGATGCAAATTGTATCAGATGAAGAAGCGAAATACTTCGCCATGCCCGACCCTCCAAAGACTATTGCTTCGGTGCAGAAGCCCCAGCCTACGGGAGCTGTCGCCGAGCAAAGGTCTTCGGAGTCTATTCACGAAGTGGATGACTCGGCTGATCCGGCTTTGCCTGGGCAGCAGTCTGAGATCGCTAGTAACGATGGACAGCCATCTGCTCCGACTCCTCCTTCGTCAGCAGAGGGGAACCCTGGTAGCGACGCTGCATTTGCTCGAAGGATTGCCAGTGAAATTCGGCAGATTGATAGGATTACGGCAGCTGAAgcccagcagcagccaacACCCTTTGCTGAGCCAGTTGCTGAATTGACAACCCAGATTCGAACCCAAGAAGCATCCGAGCACGCAGAATCACAAGTCCAACTACCAGTACCCCACGTCTACTACTTCCTCCAACTCTTCAACGCCGACACGCAAACCCTCCGCACAATAGGCACATTCTTCTCCCGCGCAGAAGAAAATATCAAATCCGCCCTCCACACCCACCTCCCCCACCCGCCCAAAGACATCCTGATCTGGCAGCGCACAGACACAACAACCCTACTCTCCCTCTCCGCCAGCGAAACCTTCACTCCAGCAACAACACCCGACGGCACCTGCTTCATCGTGTCTGAGCGCCTCTCCACTCAAAAACGCACTTCCCTCCACGCAGCCGGCAACTTCTCCACCCCAGACCCGCTCCTCACATACCTCTGGGCCACAGCTCGCAAGCATCCAACGCACTCCTTCACAGGGACCACTACCCTCCCCGTCACATTCACAAGCGACTACTACACCGGCGCCCTGCACAAAGGCCACTACCACGGCCACGGCACACACATCACCCCCCTCGGCAACATCTACACAGGCACCTTCATCTTTTCCCGCCGGCACGGCCACGGAACAATGGAATACCCTTCGGGAGACACATACGAAGGCGACTGGGCCAATGACGTCTGCCACGGACAGGGAACCTATATCGAAGCGAAGACCGGGAACAAGTATGTTGGTGGGTACAAGGATGGGAAGAGAAGCGGGAAGGGGATTAGTTATTGGGAGGTTGTAGATGAGGAGATGGATTTGTGTCAGATTTGTTATGGGGGCGAAAAGGATGCGTGCTTTTTCGATTGCGGGCATGTTTGTGCTTGTGTGGGGTGTGCGCGGATGGTGGATTTGTGTCCGATTTGTAGGAGGAGAATTGTGAACGTTGTTAAGATTTATAGGACATAG